A part of Candidatus Deferrimicrobium borealis genomic DNA contains:
- a CDS encoding DUF2950 domain-containing protein, protein MRSPRTRSEKALLLPLIFALVCAAATVLSAPDSSAATAKAQPKTFVSPEEAVKALVDAMKTGDKAQMSGVFGPGSESLISSGDDVEDKAERERFLKNYEEKHSLEKKGVDEVLLQVGKDDWPFPIPIRKTGSAWSFDTKAGKEEILNRRIGRNELNTIDVLEAYVVAQREYAARDWDGDGAYPYAQKFASTPGKKDGLYWEAKEGEEASPLGPLAARAAQEGYTRKGKSGKPSPYYGYYFRILKAQGKHAPGGAYDYVVKGNMILGFGLVAYPATYGSSGIMTFLVNQEGVVYQKDLGKGTAKAAGGMKRYDPDPTWKKVEAGPPQGSPPGK, encoded by the coding sequence ATGAGATCCCCGAGAACCCGTTCGGAGAAAGCCCTGCTCCTCCCGCTGATCTTCGCGCTGGTCTGTGCGGCGGCGACCGTACTCTCCGCCCCGGATTCGTCGGCGGCGACGGCGAAGGCACAACCGAAAACCTTCGTGTCGCCCGAGGAGGCGGTGAAGGCGTTGGTCGACGCCATGAAAACCGGCGACAAGGCACAAATGTCGGGCGTCTTCGGCCCGGGATCGGAATCCCTGATCTCCTCGGGTGACGATGTGGAGGACAAGGCCGAGCGGGAGCGGTTCCTTAAGAATTACGAAGAGAAGCACTCCCTCGAGAAGAAGGGCGTCGACGAGGTCCTCCTCCAGGTGGGGAAGGACGACTGGCCGTTCCCGATCCCCATCCGGAAGACAGGTTCGGCCTGGTCCTTCGACACGAAGGCGGGCAAGGAAGAGATCCTGAACCGCCGGATCGGCCGGAACGAACTGAACACCATCGACGTCCTCGAGGCCTACGTCGTCGCGCAGCGGGAATACGCCGCCAGGGATTGGGACGGTGACGGCGCGTACCCCTACGCGCAGAAATTCGCGAGCACGCCCGGAAAGAAAGACGGGCTGTATTGGGAAGCCAAGGAGGGCGAGGAGGCAAGCCCCCTCGGCCCTTTGGCCGCCAGGGCCGCTCAAGAGGGGTACACGCGGAAAGGGAAATCGGGGAAACCGTCCCCTTATTACGGCTACTACTTCCGGATCCTCAAGGCCCAGGGGAAGCATGCGCCCGGAGGGGCCTACGACTACGTGGTGAAGGGGAACATGATCCTCGGGTTCGGACTGGTCGCCTATCCCGCGACGTACGGATCCTCCGGCATCATGACCTTCCTCGTGAACCAGGAAGGCGTCGTGTACCAGAAGGATCTCGGCAAGGGGACGGCGAAAGCGGCCGGGGGGATGAAGCGGTACGACCCCGACCCGACCTGGAAGAAGGTCGAAGCCGGCCCGCCGCAAGGATCCCCGCCGGGGAAGTGA
- a CDS encoding DUF3300 domain-containing protein produces MSDKKRSRKLWGVLLAALLVLPGGVLAQTPEKAPAKAFSQEELDRLLAPIALYPDDLLTQLLMASTYPLEVAKANSWVKQNKELKGDALTKALEKQEWDPSVKSLVNFPQVLQMMDDKLDWTQKLGDAFLAQQKDVMDTVQKLRKKAYDEGNLKSGKEQTVVVEKDPQTVIIIQQANPEVVYVPSYNPSVVYGVWAYPAYPPYYVYPAPYAGAAFFTGVAVGVAWGYAWGHSNWHGGDVNINYNQNTNINRNIDRGKYAQQQPARGGQSGSGKWQHDASHRQGVAYRDSATAKQYGQGSGRQTPSSNEARGYGDRGGAGAQAGSLDRGASGGTGRGDGAGGGGRENAFSGSGSGSQDRAASDRGQSSRASGGGGGGGSRGGGGGGGGGGGGGGGGGRGGGGRR; encoded by the coding sequence ATGAGCGACAAGAAACGGTCCCGGAAACTGTGGGGCGTCCTGCTGGCCGCCCTGCTCGTCCTGCCGGGCGGAGTCCTTGCCCAAACCCCCGAGAAGGCGCCGGCCAAGGCGTTCTCCCAGGAGGAGCTGGACCGGCTCCTCGCCCCGATCGCGCTGTACCCGGACGACCTCCTGACCCAGCTCCTGATGGCGTCCACCTATCCCCTCGAGGTCGCGAAGGCCAACAGCTGGGTGAAGCAGAACAAGGAGCTTAAGGGCGACGCCCTCACGAAAGCTCTCGAGAAACAGGAATGGGACCCGAGCGTCAAATCGCTCGTGAACTTTCCCCAGGTCCTCCAGATGATGGACGACAAGCTGGACTGGACGCAGAAACTGGGGGACGCCTTCCTCGCGCAGCAGAAGGATGTCATGGACACCGTTCAGAAGCTCCGCAAGAAAGCGTATGACGAGGGCAATCTGAAGTCGGGCAAGGAGCAGACCGTGGTGGTCGAGAAGGATCCGCAGACCGTCATCATCATCCAGCAGGCCAACCCGGAGGTCGTCTACGTGCCGTCGTACAACCCCTCCGTGGTGTACGGCGTGTGGGCGTACCCCGCGTACCCGCCGTATTACGTCTACCCGGCCCCATACGCGGGGGCAGCGTTTTTCACCGGGGTCGCCGTCGGCGTCGCGTGGGGATACGCCTGGGGGCACTCCAACTGGCACGGGGGCGACGTGAACATCAACTATAACCAGAACACGAACATCAACCGCAACATCGACCGGGGGAAATACGCGCAACAGCAACCGGCGCGCGGCGGCCAGTCCGGTTCCGGAAAATGGCAGCACGACGCCAGCCACCGGCAGGGCGTCGCCTACAGGGACAGCGCGACGGCGAAGCAGTACGGCCAGGGGAGCGGGCGGCAGACCCCGTCCAGCAACGAGGCGCGCGGGTACGGCGACCGGGGAGGGGCGGGGGCGCAGGCCGGGAGCCTTGACCGGGGCGCATCCGGCGGAACCGGACGGGGTGACGGCGCAGGGGGAGGCGGGCGCGAGAACGCCTTCAGCGGCTCGGGCAGCGGCAGCCAGGACCGGGCCGCGAGCGATCGCGGGCAGTCGAGCCGGGCCAGCGGAGGTGGTGGAGGCGGAGGGTCCCGCGGCGGAGGCGGAGGTGGAGGTGGAGGCGGCGGAGGCGGCGGAGGCGGCGGCCGCGGCGGCGGTGGCCGCAGGTAG
- a CDS encoding paraquat-inducible protein A, with translation MTAVARTGMREGLVSCEACGLLTRPAGAEGTGHCPRCGKELEFRRRDAIQRTWALIIAAAICYLPANILPVMRTTTLTSEEPDTIISGVVYLYTSGSWYLALILLIASVMIPLAKLAALAYLLITVQRGSARNHRERTRLYRVLEIIGRWSMVDVFVATFVVALIQLKPLMSVAPEPGVLFFSAVVILTIFAAESFDPRLIWDSSQGKQETND, from the coding sequence ATGACCGCTGTCGCTCGGACCGGCATGCGCGAGGGGCTCGTCTCGTGCGAGGCGTGCGGCCTCCTCACCCGGCCGGCCGGGGCGGAGGGAACGGGACACTGCCCGCGGTGCGGCAAGGAGCTCGAATTCCGACGCCGCGACGCGATCCAGCGGACATGGGCGCTGATCATCGCCGCGGCGATCTGCTACCTCCCGGCCAATATCCTGCCGGTGATGCGGACGACCACGCTGACGTCCGAGGAGCCCGACACCATCATCAGCGGCGTCGTCTACCTCTATACGTCGGGGTCGTGGTACCTGGCGCTGATCCTGCTGATCGCGAGCGTGATGATCCCGCTGGCGAAGCTGGCGGCCCTCGCGTATCTCCTGATCACGGTGCAGCGCGGCTCGGCCCGGAACCACCGGGAGCGGACGCGGCTGTATCGCGTCCTGGAGATCATCGGGCGATGGTCGATGGTCGACGTGTTCGTCGCCACGTTCGTCGTCGCCCTCATCCAGCTAAAGCCGCTCATGTCCGTTGCGCCCGAGCCCGGGGTCCTGTTCTTCTCGGCGGTGGTCATCCTGACGATTTTCGCCGCGGAATCGTTCGACCCCCGCCTGATCTGGGATTCCAGCCAGGGAAAGCAGGAGACAAATGACTGA
- a CDS encoding outer membrane beta-barrel protein, whose translation MVRSRSVIVIAGVVALLAVSISAGAADPTSYRPRQDRYEFTLQPRYVASKTIDFDGGTSIDTDADLGFGFGFGYNFTNKFAMHLDWSWASANYKAIIRTTDIGGISTGTTTASGTLDASTFALNLSYYFLEGPLTPFVMGGIGWTWVDSNIPAGLPQTGCWYDPWYGYICTSYQDTYAKDYFSYSLGLGGRWDVTPGFFLRGSVVWQWMDVGDAGNTAFPGGRLDIGFMF comes from the coding sequence ATGGTTCGTTCCAGGTCGGTGATCGTGATCGCAGGTGTTGTGGCATTGCTGGCCGTTTCGATCTCCGCCGGGGCGGCGGATCCGACTTCGTACCGGCCCCGTCAGGACCGGTACGAGTTCACTCTCCAGCCGCGCTACGTTGCTTCCAAGACCATCGACTTCGACGGGGGAACGAGCATCGATACCGACGCGGATCTGGGATTCGGTTTCGGCTTCGGCTACAACTTCACCAACAAGTTCGCAATGCACCTCGACTGGTCCTGGGCCAGCGCGAACTACAAGGCGATAATCCGCACCACCGACATCGGCGGGATTTCCACCGGCACGACAACGGCCAGCGGAACGCTCGACGCCTCCACGTTCGCCCTCAACCTGAGCTACTATTTCCTTGAGGGCCCGTTGACACCCTTCGTCATGGGCGGGATCGGCTGGACGTGGGTGGACTCGAACATCCCGGCGGGGCTGCCGCAAACCGGCTGCTGGTATGACCCGTGGTACGGCTACATCTGCACGTCGTACCAGGACACCTACGCCAAGGATTATTTCTCGTACAGCCTGGGACTCGGCGGGCGCTGGGACGTGACGCCCGGCTTCTTCCTGCGCGGCAGCGTCGTCTGGCAGTGGATGGATGTCGGCGATGCGGGAAATACGGCCTTCCCGGGAGGGCGGCTGGACATCGGTTTCATGTTCTGA
- a CDS encoding potassium channel family protein, with translation MSGTKETMRPPPAKQGPMRRRVRPDFAWLLCMILCILIVSGFEDRIPLIWAAGIFLKIAIFVLALHVSDVGRKFFLAAVSLALIVAGASVPARMYHGGLEVLVLGAWSAMLLLVPVSILRKVGKEFSEEGVDLEVVLGALCAYLFIGVYFAFLYDVMANLSKSPFFAQPGADGKLNYLYFSFITLTTTGYGDLSPAFGPGRMIAVTEAVIGQLYLVSVVAIVVSAFGKRKKSPSQE, from the coding sequence ATGAGCGGAACGAAGGAGACCATGCGCCCGCCACCGGCGAAACAGGGTCCGATGAGGCGCCGGGTTCGGCCGGATTTTGCATGGCTCCTTTGCATGATCCTGTGCATCCTGATCGTTTCCGGATTCGAAGACCGCATCCCGCTGATATGGGCAGCCGGGATCTTTCTGAAGATCGCCATCTTCGTACTGGCGCTCCATGTTTCCGACGTGGGCCGGAAATTTTTCCTCGCGGCGGTATCGTTGGCCTTGATCGTGGCCGGGGCATCCGTTCCGGCCCGGATGTACCACGGCGGGTTGGAGGTCCTCGTCCTGGGCGCATGGAGTGCGATGCTGTTGCTGGTCCCCGTCTCGATTCTTCGAAAAGTCGGAAAGGAGTTCTCGGAAGAGGGCGTGGACCTGGAAGTCGTCCTGGGCGCCCTGTGCGCCTATCTGTTCATCGGCGTCTATTTCGCCTTCCTCTACGACGTCATGGCAAACCTCTCGAAGAGCCCCTTCTTTGCCCAACCCGGGGCGGACGGCAAGTTGAATTACCTTTATTTCAGCTTCATCACGCTCACCACCACCGGGTACGGAGATCTCTCCCCGGCATTCGGGCCGGGACGGATGATCGCGGTCACCGAGGCCGTCATCGGGCAACTCTACCTCGTTTCCGTGGTCGCCATCGTCGTCAGCGCCTTCGGGAAGCGGAAGAAATCCCCCTCTCAGGAATGA
- a CDS encoding paraquat-inducible protein A — protein sequence MPEDLVACPECDLLQRIPSLQPGGTACCPRCGRKLATCKPGSLERTTALAVAASIAFLFANVEPLMGLSVAGRESSTTIAGGAWQMWMQGEKITALLIALFAVIAPALEIGFLLAILISVRRPPAPRWVGTLLRWVEIAGSWSMAEVMLLGILVSLVKIAALARVVPGVGIFAVGGLILLLAAMSSSFDPREAWSRVRWVNGEWPQRVLPSGGADAAEAGR from the coding sequence TTGCCCGAAGATCTCGTCGCCTGTCCCGAGTGCGACCTGCTGCAGCGGATCCCTTCGCTGCAGCCGGGCGGGACGGCGTGCTGTCCGCGGTGCGGCCGGAAGCTTGCGACCTGCAAACCGGGATCCCTCGAACGCACGACGGCGCTGGCGGTCGCCGCGTCCATCGCGTTCCTCTTCGCCAACGTGGAGCCGTTGATGGGGCTTTCGGTCGCCGGACGGGAGTCGAGCACGACGATCGCCGGCGGCGCGTGGCAGATGTGGATGCAGGGAGAAAAGATCACGGCGCTGCTCATCGCGCTCTTCGCGGTGATCGCACCGGCCCTGGAGATCGGGTTCCTGCTTGCGATCCTGATCTCCGTGCGGCGGCCGCCGGCGCCGCGCTGGGTCGGCACGCTGCTGCGCTGGGTGGAGATCGCCGGGTCCTGGTCGATGGCCGAGGTGATGCTGCTGGGCATCCTCGTCTCGCTGGTCAAGATCGCGGCGCTCGCGAGGGTGGTTCCCGGCGTCGGGATCTTCGCGGTCGGCGGGCTCATCCTGCTGCTCGCGGCGATGTCGTCCAGCTTCGACCCACGGGAGGCCTGGTCGCGGGTCCGCTGGGTGAACGGCGAATGGCCGCAACGGGTGCTCCCTTCCGGGGGGGCGGATGCGGCGGAGGCGGGGCGATGA
- a CDS encoding anion permease gives MNPPDPAAGKLLVRGIALAVALGIWFAPVPEGLTPQAWHLFAIFGAAILSVILAAFPLLTAAMIALAAAVLSGTVAPAKAFGGFANGSVLLVVVAFLVARGVVKSGLGRRLSYMVVGLFGRSTLGLAYSIFFTDAVIAPAFPSNTARGGVLFPIVLSLAESGGSRPEDGTRRRMGAYLMFCGMASLSVSSALWLTATSANPIGVEIGRTFGLGVDFGSWLIAASVPALAAILLLPLVLYKIYPPEVKETPEAPAAAREALRTMGPLSRDEKVVAVAFALMVSGWVFAGTLKVDLTAVAFAGLGALLATSVLTLEDFKHEGDTLATFLWLAVLFALSGQLNEMGFMGYVGERLATRLEGVSWPVAYVALVVLYVLIHYLFVSQSSQVLALFGVFLDVGIRTGVPKEILAFALLFSSSYFSTITPQGGSQNVIFVGSGYLTQGELYRLGAITTAFSLLVFLVVGTPWILFITR, from the coding sequence ATGAACCCGCCTGACCCGGCCGCCGGCAAGCTCCTCGTCCGGGGGATCGCCCTGGCCGTCGCGCTCGGGATCTGGTTCGCCCCCGTCCCGGAAGGGCTGACGCCCCAGGCGTGGCACCTCTTCGCCATCTTCGGGGCCGCGATCCTCTCCGTGATCCTGGCCGCCTTCCCGCTCCTGACGGCCGCCATGATCGCCCTGGCGGCCGCGGTCCTCTCGGGGACCGTGGCGCCCGCGAAGGCGTTCGGGGGGTTCGCCAACGGTTCCGTCCTCCTGGTGGTGGTCGCGTTCCTGGTGGCCCGGGGCGTCGTGAAGTCCGGCCTGGGGCGACGCCTGAGCTACATGGTCGTGGGGCTCTTCGGCCGTTCCACCCTGGGGCTGGCCTACAGCATCTTCTTCACGGACGCCGTCATCGCCCCCGCCTTCCCGAGCAACACCGCGAGGGGTGGCGTCCTCTTCCCCATCGTCCTCTCCCTCGCGGAGTCGGGGGGGTCGAGGCCGGAGGACGGGACGAGGCGGCGGATGGGCGCGTACCTCATGTTCTGCGGCATGGCGAGCTTGAGCGTCTCTTCCGCCCTCTGGCTCACGGCCACCTCCGCCAACCCCATCGGGGTGGAGATCGGCCGCACCTTCGGCCTGGGCGTCGATTTCGGTTCCTGGCTGATCGCGGCGTCGGTCCCCGCGCTGGCGGCGATCCTCCTGCTGCCCCTCGTGCTCTACAAGATCTACCCGCCGGAAGTGAAGGAGACCCCCGAGGCCCCGGCCGCCGCCCGCGAGGCGCTCCGGACCATGGGTCCCCTGAGCCGGGACGAAAAAGTCGTCGCCGTGGCCTTCGCGCTCATGGTCTCGGGGTGGGTCTTCGCGGGGACCCTGAAGGTGGACCTGACCGCCGTGGCGTTCGCCGGCCTCGGCGCGCTGCTCGCCACCAGCGTCCTCACCCTGGAGGATTTCAAGCACGAGGGGGACACGCTCGCGACGTTCCTCTGGCTGGCCGTCCTCTTCGCCCTGAGCGGACAGCTCAACGAGATGGGGTTCATGGGGTACGTGGGGGAGCGGCTGGCCACGAGACTCGAAGGGGTCTCCTGGCCGGTGGCCTACGTGGCGCTGGTCGTCCTCTACGTGCTGATCCACTACCTGTTCGTGAGCCAGTCGTCCCAGGTGCTGGCGTTGTTCGGCGTCTTCCTGGACGTGGGCATCCGGACGGGCGTGCCGAAGGAGATCCTCGCCTTCGCCCTCCTCTTCTCGAGCAGCTACTTCTCCACGATCACCCCGCAGGGGGGGAGCCAGAACGTGATCTTCGTCGGGAGCGGCTACCTGACCCAGGGGGAGTTGTACCGGCTGGGGGCGATCACGACAGCCTTCAGTCTCCTGGTCTTCCTCGTCGTGGGCACCCCCTGGATCCTGTTCATCACCCGGTGA
- a CDS encoding phospholipase D family protein, with translation MKNISVATLLAVLTALSLVTACATLPENVGRKETFAYPDTGDTLLGRGYSREEAAQPGISAFHLLGNGLDAFVARAVLAHVAERSIDVQYYLYHDDLVGRLLTWQLLRAADRGVRVRLLVDDMDLAGRDPGVLALDSHPNVEVRIFNPFSRKTGRTSQYLTRMGSVTRRMHNKSFTVDSQAAILGGRNIGNEYFEADPDLAFADLDVLGVGPVARDVSTAFDRYWNSELAYPASVLIGEPPTPEEIARKRQQLEEFVAAQADSVYLKALRNSDLADKIRKNRVRYSWGHAVVVYDRPEKLLHDAGQEEYQLAPQLKPYVEGVQKELIIFSPYFVPGDAGTAFLTSLAARGVRVRILTNSLASNDVSVVHAGYAKYRKALLRGGVELYEMNKKLTREQREEKKGTGGSSKASLHAKSFVFDRNQVFIGSLNLDPRALIHNTEIGVVLTSPEIAQGMGDWFDENIGKVAFRVELKRGKDGSEILLWHGVVDGTPQTFDADPYTGFWKRLGIGFLGILPIESQL, from the coding sequence ATGAAAAACATCTCCGTAGCGACACTCCTTGCGGTTCTGACGGCACTGTCGCTCGTCACCGCCTGCGCCACCCTGCCGGAGAATGTCGGGCGCAAGGAGACGTTCGCCTATCCCGATACCGGGGACACCCTTCTTGGCAGGGGGTATTCCAGAGAAGAAGCCGCGCAACCCGGAATATCCGCTTTCCACCTGCTGGGCAACGGCCTGGACGCGTTCGTCGCCCGCGCCGTGCTGGCGCACGTCGCCGAGCGCAGCATCGACGTGCAGTATTACCTGTACCATGACGATCTCGTCGGCCGGTTGTTGACCTGGCAACTGCTCCGGGCGGCCGACCGGGGAGTCCGGGTCCGCCTGCTGGTCGACGACATGGATCTCGCCGGGAGGGATCCCGGCGTACTCGCCCTGGACAGCCACCCCAATGTGGAAGTCCGCATCTTCAATCCCTTCAGCCGGAAGACGGGCAGAACGTCGCAATACCTGACCCGCATGGGATCGGTGACCCGCCGGATGCACAACAAGTCGTTCACGGTCGACAGCCAGGCGGCCATCCTGGGCGGCCGCAACATCGGCAACGAATATTTCGAGGCCGATCCGGACCTCGCGTTCGCGGACCTGGATGTCCTCGGCGTCGGGCCGGTCGCCCGGGACGTTTCGACCGCCTTCGACCGGTACTGGAACAGCGAACTGGCGTACCCCGCATCGGTCCTGATCGGCGAGCCCCCGACGCCGGAAGAGATCGCGCGAAAGCGGCAACAGCTGGAAGAATTCGTGGCCGCGCAGGCGGATTCCGTCTACCTGAAGGCCCTGCGGAACTCCGACCTGGCGGACAAGATCCGGAAAAACCGGGTTCGATACTCCTGGGGACACGCCGTCGTCGTGTACGACCGGCCGGAGAAACTGCTCCACGACGCCGGCCAAGAGGAATATCAGCTGGCCCCGCAACTGAAGCCGTACGTGGAGGGGGTTCAGAAAGAGTTGATCATCTTCTCTCCCTACTTCGTACCCGGGGATGCGGGAACGGCCTTCCTGACCAGCCTCGCCGCGCGTGGGGTGCGGGTCCGGATCCTGACGAACTCGCTGGCCTCCAACGACGTGAGCGTCGTGCACGCCGGGTATGCGAAATACCGAAAGGCGCTCCTGCGGGGCGGTGTCGAGCTGTACGAGATGAACAAAAAGCTGACCCGGGAACAGCGGGAGGAGAAGAAAGGGACGGGGGGATCGTCCAAGGCCAGCCTCCACGCCAAATCGTTCGTGTTCGACCGGAACCAGGTCTTCATCGGCTCCCTGAACCTCGACCCCCGGGCCTTGATCCACAACACCGAAATCGGCGTCGTGCTGACCTCCCCGGAGATCGCGCAGGGGATGGGGGACTGGTTCGATGAAAACATCGGGAAGGTGGCGTTTCGTGTGGAGTTGAAACGGGGCAAAGACGGGTCGGAGATCCTCCTGTGGCATGGCGTGGTCGACGGCACGCCGCAGACCTTCGACGCGGATCCTTATACGGGTTTCTGGAAGCGGCTCGGGATCGGCTTCCTCGGCATCCTGCCGATCGAGTCGCAGTTGTAG